One window of Gilliamella sp. B3022 genomic DNA carries:
- a CDS encoding shikimate dehydrogenase — MRDNIDGHHLLIGLMAYPIRHSLSPQMQNISYSKLNIPYVYLAFEVDQEKLPDAIKGLRALGLRGSAVSMPNKQLVCQYLDKLTPAVEISGACNTISNDNGVLTGYNTDGIGYMRMLKEANVDVIGKKITIMGAGGAATAIVVQAALDGVKEIAIFNQKDECYRKIKAIAKKLNKDTQCKVHITDLDDKKQLRKEIAESVVICNATGVGMKPLENQSLITDPTMLRADLVVTDCIYSPRKTKLLEIAEQQGCKILNGIGMMLWQGAAQIKIWTGEEAPIEYIKEKMGFKDQ, encoded by the coding sequence ATGAGAGATAATATCGACGGTCATCACTTATTAATAGGATTAATGGCCTACCCAATCCGCCACAGTTTATCGCCACAAATGCAAAATATAAGCTATTCTAAATTGAATATACCTTATGTATATTTAGCATTCGAAGTGGATCAAGAAAAGTTACCGGATGCAATAAAAGGTTTAAGGGCATTAGGGTTACGTGGAAGTGCCGTATCGATGCCAAACAAACAATTAGTATGCCAATATTTAGATAAATTAACACCAGCGGTTGAAATAAGTGGCGCTTGTAACACCATTTCAAATGATAACGGCGTACTAACAGGTTACAACACTGATGGTATAGGCTATATGCGTATGCTTAAAGAGGCGAATGTTGATGTTATTGGTAAAAAAATAACAATTATGGGAGCGGGAGGTGCGGCAACAGCAATTGTTGTACAAGCAGCACTAGATGGTGTAAAAGAGATTGCCATATTTAACCAAAAAGACGAGTGTTACAGAAAAATCAAAGCGATAGCAAAAAAATTAAATAAAGATACTCAATGTAAGGTTCATATAACTGATCTTGATGATAAAAAACAATTACGCAAAGAAATTGCAGAAAGCGTCGTAATTTGTAATGCTACTGGCGTAGGTATGAAGCCATTAGAAAATCAAAGTTTAATAACCGATCCAACTATGCTAAGAGCAGATCTTGTGGTAACTGATTGTATTTATAGCCCACGAAAAACGAAATTACTTGAAATAGCAGAGCAACAAGGTTGTAAAATACTCAATGGTATTGGCATGATGTTATGGCAAGGCGCAGCACAAATTAAAATTTGGACTGGTGAAGAGGCACCTATTGAATATATAAAAGAAAAAATGGGATTTAAAGATCAATAG
- the rsmB gene encoding 16S rRNA (cytosine(967)-C(5))-methyltransferase RsmB gives MNKKSHSNIRAICAQAIFNVLEEGQSLSTALTLFTHKIAEKDRALVQEICFGVMRVLPELNFYIHTLMNKILTGKNRVLHYLLLVGIYQILYTRIPEHAAVGETVNAVNDLNKSSLKGLVNGVLREFLRQQQSLQQKFVQDDKQQTTQTLHPSWLLNRLKQAYPQQWTNIVNANNQKPPMWLRVNLNHYSVSEYQQLLAEQQIESETFADLPCAIRLLSPVNVAKLPYFAEGAVTVQDLSAQYAAYLLAPKNGEQILDMCAAPGGKTTHILEIAPKANLLAVDVDACRAKRIEENLARLKQVAEVKVGDGLTPEKWCKGRQFDRILLDSPCSATGVIRRHPDIKWLRRDSDITQLTELQHEIITQIWPYLKVNGILVYATCSILLDENKLQIERFLQENSNAQLVGDMKQFLPTAQGGDGFFYSVLKKKS, from the coding sequence ATGAATAAAAAGTCACATTCAAATATTCGAGCTATTTGTGCGCAAGCGATTTTCAATGTGCTTGAAGAGGGGCAATCGCTTAGTACGGCCTTAACGTTATTTACCCATAAAATAGCGGAAAAAGATCGCGCTCTAGTACAAGAAATCTGTTTTGGTGTGATGCGTGTTTTGCCTGAACTTAATTTTTATATTCATACTTTGATGAATAAAATTCTTACTGGAAAAAATCGAGTTTTACACTATTTATTGTTAGTGGGCATTTACCAAATTTTATATACCCGAATCCCTGAACATGCCGCAGTAGGCGAAACAGTGAATGCCGTAAATGATTTAAACAAATCATCGCTCAAAGGATTAGTAAATGGCGTATTGCGTGAATTTTTACGCCAACAGCAATCATTACAACAAAAATTTGTACAGGATGATAAACAGCAGACAACTCAAACCTTGCATCCAAGTTGGTTACTTAATCGTCTAAAACAAGCTTATCCACAGCAATGGACAAATATTGTCAATGCGAATAACCAAAAACCGCCAATGTGGTTACGAGTTAATCTTAATCACTATTCTGTTAGTGAGTATCAACAATTGTTAGCTGAACAGCAAATTGAATCAGAGACTTTTGCCGATTTACCTTGTGCTATTAGGTTATTGTCTCCTGTAAATGTAGCGAAGTTACCTTATTTTGCAGAAGGAGCAGTTACAGTACAGGATTTATCTGCTCAATATGCTGCATATTTGTTAGCACCCAAAAATGGTGAGCAAATTTTGGATATGTGTGCCGCACCAGGTGGTAAAACAACCCATATTTTAGAAATTGCACCAAAAGCAAATTTATTAGCAGTAGATGTTGATGCGTGTCGTGCTAAACGTATTGAAGAAAATCTGGCACGCTTAAAACAAGTAGCAGAAGTGAAAGTGGGGGATGGGTTGACACCTGAGAAATGGTGCAAAGGCAGACAATTTGACCGTATTTTGCTTGATTCACCATGCTCGGCAACAGGAGTGATTCGTCGCCATCCTGATATCAAGTGGTTACGTCGCGATAGCGATATTACACAATTAACTGAATTACAACACGAAATTATAACTCAAATTTGGCCATATCTTAAAGTAAATGGCATTTTAGTTTATGCTACCTGTTCAATCCTACTTGATGAAAATAAATTACAAATTGAGCGTTTTTTGCAAGAAAACAGCAATGCCCAACTTGTGGGTGACATGAAACAATTTTTACCGACTGCACAAGGTGGTGATGGTTTTTTCTATTCTGTTTTAAAAAAAAAGAGTTAG
- the plsB gene encoding glycerol-3-phosphate 1-O-acyltransferase PlsB — translation MFSWWTKVYFSLIQILVKLFVKSKPIPTDPITELNLDLSKPILYVLPYNSQIDLMVVRSLCLQYHLPDPLTGIEINGKIVPSYLYIDKGPGIFSSYRQQTKAIEILRDYISAHQQNHNLDVQMLPVSVMFGRRPDKEGKKIPSLQVVGATYKLYKIIVSGRDCYTRFSRTVSFNTLRLDNNQDILTLAHKLSRVARIHFAKQRTASVGPKLPVRQQMLNKLLNNPGISEAIQEEAKSKNINLDKAKKNALSILNEIAANFSYRMLRVTDFILTWAWNRLYQGLKVTNADPIRELAQNGYEIVYAPCHRSHMDYLLLSYVLYRQGLVPPHIAAGINLNFWPAGPIFRRLGAFFIRRSFRGNKLYTSVFREYLAELFIRGYSVEYFIEGGRSRTGRLLDPKTGMLTITVQTLLRGDARPITIVPVYIGYEHVLEVATYANELRGAKKEKESLWITIKAFFKLKKLGFGYVNFGQPIPLNQFLNQHIPDWRNAIEPTGSQRPSWLTPTTNLLAKQIMERINSSAAINAMNLCSSILLAADQCTLTKVRLIEHIDYLIKLLHKVPYSDLITIPDQTPEELFEHAKQMGKFIITTDEVGEMVGLTAEQAVLMTYYRNNIQHLLIIPAIVARILLKHNRISLQEIIEQVKLLFPLIKSELFLYHNDEQLTEYVNNIIATYSELNLINSSSDKLTLSYLKISELQLLASSSKDTLQRYVIAFSLLQKDPSISRTILEKEGRLIAERLSVLHGINAPEFFDKGVFSILVASLREQGYLDDKDGANLPKIEAMNKILKPLITAQVMQTIDEINP, via the coding sequence ATGTTTTCATGGTGGACTAAAGTCTATTTCTCTCTTATCCAAATCTTAGTCAAACTTTTTGTTAAAAGTAAACCGATTCCTACTGATCCAATAACAGAACTAAATTTGGATTTAAGTAAACCTATTTTATATGTACTCCCTTATAACTCTCAAATTGATCTGATGGTCGTCAGATCTCTCTGTTTACAATATCATTTACCAGATCCCCTAACAGGTATTGAAATCAATGGTAAAATCGTACCGTCATATCTCTATATTGATAAAGGACCAGGTATTTTTTCATCTTATCGACAACAAACTAAAGCAATTGAAATTTTAAGAGACTATATTTCTGCACATCAACAAAATCATAATCTGGATGTTCAAATGTTACCTGTCTCGGTAATGTTTGGGCGAAGACCAGATAAAGAAGGCAAAAAAATACCATCATTACAAGTAGTGGGTGCAACGTATAAGTTATATAAAATAATTGTTTCCGGACGTGATTGTTACACACGCTTTTCTCGTACCGTTTCATTTAATACACTTAGACTTGATAATAACCAAGATATTTTAACATTAGCACACAAATTATCACGTGTTGCTCGAATTCATTTTGCCAAACAAAGAACGGCATCGGTTGGACCAAAACTGCCTGTTCGACAACAAATGCTTAATAAATTATTGAATAATCCTGGTATTTCAGAAGCAATACAAGAAGAAGCAAAAAGTAAAAACATTAATCTTGATAAAGCTAAAAAAAATGCCTTATCCATTTTAAATGAAATTGCGGCAAATTTTTCTTATCGAATGCTTAGAGTGACCGATTTTATTCTGACTTGGGCATGGAATAGACTTTATCAAGGATTAAAAGTCACCAATGCAGATCCAATTCGTGAATTAGCACAAAACGGATACGAGATTGTTTATGCGCCTTGTCATCGTAGTCATATGGATTATTTATTATTATCCTATGTTCTTTATCGTCAAGGATTAGTTCCCCCACATATTGCCGCAGGTATTAATCTGAATTTCTGGCCAGCTGGCCCCATTTTTCGACGTTTAGGTGCTTTTTTTATTCGCCGTTCATTTCGAGGAAATAAACTCTATACCTCTGTTTTTCGTGAATATTTAGCTGAATTATTTATTCGTGGTTATTCTGTTGAATATTTTATTGAAGGCGGTCGTTCTCGCACAGGGCGATTGCTTGATCCTAAAACAGGCATGTTAACAATAACTGTACAGACCTTGTTACGTGGCGATGCCAGACCTATTACGATTGTGCCGGTTTATATTGGTTATGAACATGTTTTAGAAGTTGCAACCTACGCAAATGAATTGCGTGGAGCCAAAAAAGAAAAAGAGAGTTTATGGATCACTATTAAAGCCTTCTTTAAACTGAAAAAGTTAGGTTTTGGTTATGTTAATTTTGGGCAACCAATCCCATTAAATCAATTTTTAAATCAACATATCCCAGATTGGCGCAATGCGATTGAACCAACGGGTTCTCAACGCCCTAGCTGGTTAACACCAACAACAAACTTACTTGCCAAGCAGATAATGGAACGTATTAATTCATCGGCAGCAATCAATGCCATGAATTTATGTAGTTCAATATTACTAGCAGCAGATCAGTGCACATTAACAAAAGTGAGATTGATTGAACATATTGATTATCTGATAAAATTATTACACAAAGTACCCTATTCTGATTTAATTACTATCCCTGATCAGACGCCTGAAGAACTGTTTGAGCATGCAAAACAAATGGGAAAATTTATTATCACAACCGATGAAGTGGGTGAAATGGTTGGTCTTACAGCCGAACAAGCAGTATTAATGACTTATTATCGTAATAATATCCAACATTTATTAATTATTCCCGCAATAGTAGCCAGAATATTGTTAAAGCATAATCGAATTTCATTACAAGAAATCATTGAACAAGTAAAATTACTTTTCCCATTGATAAAATCTGAATTATTTCTTTATCACAACGATGAACAGCTCACAGAGTATGTGAATAATATAATTGCAACTTATTCTGAATTAAATTTAATCAATTCTTCTTCGGACAAATTAACGTTAAGCTATTTAAAAATATCAGAATTACAATTACTCGCTTCATCATCGAAAGATACATTACAACGTTATGTGATTGCATTTTCTTTGTTACAAAAAGATCCTTCTATCAGTCGTACTATTTTGGAAAAAGAAGGTCGATTAATTGCTGAAAGATTATCTGTTTTACACGGTATTAATGCTCCTGAATTTTTTGACAAAGGTGTATTTTCAATATTAGTCGCATCGCTACGTGAACAAGGCTATTTAGATGATAAAGATGGCGCAAATCTACCAAAAATTGAAGCTATGAACAAAATACTTAAACCGTTAATTACGGCGCAGGTCATGCAAACTATTGATGAAATTAATCCTTGA
- the aroD gene encoding type I 3-dehydroquinate dehydratase has product MKTVTIKGIEIGSGAPKIIVPVVGKTEAELLEEILFLQSIDFDVLEWRVDHFTQVDNINAVKQIAKQIRELLPNKPILFTFRTENEGGVKPWPLTSYMELNKQIAHSGLIDLIDVEVFIGDNYVKEIIHIAHQHNVFVVASNHDFDKTPPKSDIIYRLRKMQDLGADISKIAVMPQTTDDVLTLLAATTEMNEKYAEKPIITMSMSGLGVVSRVAGTIFGSSMTFGAAKNASAPGQLDVQELRYISEVLYRSKI; this is encoded by the coding sequence ATGAAAACCGTTACTATTAAAGGAATTGAGATAGGTTCTGGCGCACCTAAAATTATCGTCCCTGTTGTCGGTAAAACCGAAGCAGAATTACTCGAAGAAATACTATTTTTACAATCAATCGATTTTGATGTGTTAGAATGGCGTGTTGATCACTTTACTCAAGTTGACAATATCAATGCTGTAAAACAGATAGCGAAACAAATTCGAGAACTTTTACCCAATAAACCTATTTTGTTTACTTTTAGAACAGAAAACGAAGGTGGTGTAAAACCTTGGCCATTAACTTCATATATGGAATTAAATAAACAAATAGCGCATAGTGGTTTAATCGATCTTATTGATGTTGAGGTGTTTATTGGTGATAACTATGTAAAAGAGATTATTCATATTGCCCATCAGCACAATGTTTTTGTGGTAGCATCCAACCACGATTTTGACAAAACCCCCCCTAAAAGCGATATCATCTATCGATTACGAAAAATGCAAGATTTAGGCGCTGATATTTCCAAAATTGCAGTCATGCCACAAACAACTGATGATGTTTTAACGTTACTTGCTGCAACAACCGAGATGAATGAAAAATACGCTGAAAAACCCATTATTACTATGTCTATGTCAGGTCTTGGTGTTGTGAGCCGCGTAGCTGGAACAATCTTTGGATCTTCAATGACATTTGGTGCAGCAAAAAATGCATCAGCACCAGGTCAATTAGATGTGCAAGAGTTACGTTATATTTCAGAAGTTTTATATCGAAGCAAAATCTAA
- the ppnN gene encoding nucleotide 5'-monophosphate nucleosidase PpnN, whose translation MITHISPLGSMDLLAQAEVDILKKSANSDLYQLFRNCSLATLNAGSKTDNTKDLLDRFQSFEINVISKERGVKLELINAPESAFVDKRIIRSIQANLFAVLRDILFLNSQIIAIKHLVPNDKLEKERSYYITNLVFSILRNANALHVGEEPNLIVCWGGHSINESEYYYARQVGLQLGLRELNICTGCGPGIMEAPMKGAAVGHAQQRYKDSRFIGMTEPSIIAAEPPNALVNELIIMPDIEKRLEAFVRMAHGIIIFPGGPGTAEELLYILGIMLNPANKNQTLPLILTGPKECEGYFAAIDDFVRNTLGEEATKLYQIVIDSPEQVARIMKDGVKHVKSSRLKTGDAYGFNWLLKIDESLQHPFEPLHKNMAALNLHKNQPVELLAADLRRAFSGIVAGNVKEFGMKQIAEHGRYKLQGDPEIMKQLDNLLRSFIKQDRMKLPGGTAYQPCYEICY comes from the coding sequence ATGATTACCCATATTAGCCCATTAGGATCAATGGACTTACTTGCTCAAGCTGAAGTTGATATTTTAAAAAAATCAGCTAATAGTGATCTTTATCAGTTATTTAGAAATTGTTCTTTAGCAACACTCAATGCCGGCAGTAAAACCGATAATACTAAAGATCTGTTAGATAGATTCCAATCTTTCGAAATTAATGTTATTAGTAAAGAAAGGGGAGTTAAACTAGAGCTTATTAATGCACCTGAAAGTGCATTTGTTGATAAAAGAATTATTCGTTCAATTCAAGCTAATCTATTTGCCGTTTTACGTGATATTCTTTTTTTAAATAGCCAAATAATTGCAATAAAACATTTAGTTCCTAATGATAAACTTGAAAAAGAACGCTCTTACTACATCACCAACCTTGTTTTTTCAATTTTACGTAATGCTAACGCACTGCATGTTGGTGAAGAACCCAATCTCATTGTTTGTTGGGGTGGACACTCAATTAATGAAAGCGAATATTATTATGCTCGTCAAGTTGGTTTACAACTAGGATTGCGTGAGCTTAACATTTGTACTGGTTGTGGCCCTGGCATAATGGAAGCACCAATGAAAGGCGCCGCGGTAGGTCATGCACAACAACGTTATAAAGATAGCCGGTTTATTGGCATGACCGAACCATCAATTATTGCTGCCGAACCCCCAAATGCATTAGTAAATGAACTGATTATTATGCCGGATATTGAAAAACGTCTTGAAGCGTTTGTAAGAATGGCACACGGTATTATTATATTCCCAGGCGGACCTGGAACAGCCGAAGAATTACTTTATATTCTGGGTATCATGTTGAATCCTGCTAATAAAAACCAGACTCTACCACTAATTTTAACTGGTCCTAAAGAGTGTGAAGGTTATTTTGCAGCCATTGATGATTTTGTACGTAATACATTAGGCGAAGAAGCAACCAAGCTTTATCAAATTGTGATTGACTCACCTGAACAAGTTGCTCGTATTATGAAAGATGGAGTAAAACACGTAAAATCTTCGCGCTTAAAAACGGGTGATGCTTATGGGTTTAACTGGCTATTAAAAATTGATGAATCCCTACAACATCCTTTTGAACCACTGCACAAAAATATGGCTGCATTAAATCTGCATAAAAACCAACCTGTTGAATTACTGGCGGCAGATTTACGTAGAGCGTTCTCGGGTATTGTTGCCGGCAATGTCAAAGAATTTGGTATGAAACAAATTGCCGAACATGGGCGATATAAATTACAAGGTGATCCTGAAATTATGAAACAGCTTGATAATTTATTAAGAAGTTTTATAAAACAAGACCGCATGAAACTACCAGGAGGAACCGCTTACCAACCCTGTTATGAGATTTGTTATTAA
- the serB gene encoding phosphoserine phosphatase, producing MAYTLTYNDLPENIQDWQGLPLSLNGCEVVPLDYNAGKTGWIIYGKKLNKTILSTFQNKLAMPMVIVSSWTIKTYQIVRIAGVMPKKAKSISLTLGIDVAPIDNLPTLHSPGLLIMDMDSTAIGIECIDELAKLHGVGEQVAAVTEQAMRGELDFSTSLRKRVATLKGASQNILQEVKDRLPLTPGLTYLVRELYKKNWHVAIASGGFTYFADHLKQKLKLVDAYANQLEIKNDKLTGKVIGDIVDAKYKARTLQQLAASLDIPIEQTVAIGDGANDLMMIRIAGLGVAYHGKPKVVEKARISINYADLTGLWCILSTSLLSEG from the coding sequence ATGGCTTACACACTCACCTATAATGATTTACCTGAAAATATTCAAGATTGGCAAGGATTACCGCTTTCTTTAAATGGTTGTGAGGTTGTTCCGCTTGATTACAATGCAGGTAAAACCGGTTGGATTATTTATGGAAAGAAATTGAATAAAACAATATTATCAACATTCCAAAATAAACTGGCTATGCCAATGGTGATTGTGTCATCGTGGACAATCAAAACCTATCAAATTGTTCGTATCGCTGGGGTAATGCCTAAAAAAGCTAAATCCATCTCACTGACTTTAGGTATTGATGTTGCACCAATTGATAATCTACCAACGTTGCATTCTCCTGGTCTACTTATCATGGATATGGATTCAACTGCAATTGGCATTGAATGTATTGATGAATTGGCTAAATTGCATGGGGTTGGCGAGCAAGTTGCTGCCGTTACTGAACAAGCTATGCGCGGAGAACTAGATTTTTCAACTAGTTTACGTAAAAGAGTTGCGACATTAAAAGGTGCATCTCAAAACATCTTACAAGAAGTGAAAGACAGGCTACCACTTACGCCAGGACTAACTTATTTAGTTCGTGAGTTGTACAAAAAAAATTGGCATGTTGCTATTGCCTCTGGGGGATTTACCTATTTTGCTGATCATCTTAAACAAAAATTAAAGTTAGTTGATGCTTATGCTAATCAATTAGAAATTAAAAATGACAAACTAACTGGTAAAGTGATTGGTGATATTGTGGATGCTAAGTACAAGGCAAGAACATTGCAGCAATTAGCAGCTTCGCTTGATATTCCAATTGAACAAACTGTTGCAATTGGTGATGGAGCAAATGATTTAATGATGATTCGGATTGCTGGACTTGGCGTAGCTTATCATGGTAAACCCAAAGTTGTTGAAAAGGCGAGAATTAGTATTAATTATGCAGATTTAACTGGTTTATGGTGTATTTTATCAACCAGTTTATTAAGTGAAGGTTAG
- a CDS encoding Na+/H+ antiporter family protein: MNTVLDLFSSINAVVVAVICMLILSLCRVHVVISLIIGAFVGGLFSHLSLKETIDAFNTGISNGANIALSYAMLGAFAVAISKSGLPELLADKAIKQLTTSSAKKRIKWLLIIIIALVSISSQNIIPIHIAFIPLLIPPLLYVMSRLQLDRRMIACIMTFGLITPYMFLPVGFGNIFLNQILLKNIISSGMDVSHVNVMHAMAIPALGMFIGLLWAIFVSYRKPREYKIIREEINLDALNNVNKRSLIVSLLAVILSFAIQLYTGSMILGALVGFICFIVSGSIKWGEADGVFTDGIKMMAMIGFVMISAQGFAEVLKQTHEIEPLVINSAELFAGNKVIASFMMMLVGLVITLGIGSSFSTVPIIAAIYVPLCVQLGFSPIATVCLIGASGAIGDAGSPPSDTILSTSAGLNSDGQHDHIRDSVIPTFTHFNIPLFIAGWVGSLIL; this comes from the coding sequence ATGAATACAGTGCTTGATTTGTTCTCGTCTATAAATGCAGTTGTGGTTGCGGTAATTTGTATGTTAATTTTGTCTCTTTGCCGTGTTCATGTGGTAATCAGCTTAATTATTGGTGCGTTTGTAGGCGGATTATTTAGCCATTTATCGTTAAAAGAAACGATCGATGCTTTTAATACTGGTATTAGTAATGGTGCTAATATTGCGCTTTCTTATGCTATGCTTGGCGCTTTTGCTGTAGCGATTTCAAAATCAGGCTTGCCTGAATTATTAGCAGATAAGGCAATAAAACAGCTTACAACCAGTAGTGCTAAAAAGCGTATTAAATGGTTATTAATTATCATTATTGCACTGGTTAGTATTTCATCACAAAACATTATTCCTATACATATCGCTTTTATCCCTCTATTGATTCCACCACTTTTATATGTGATGTCGCGTTTGCAATTAGATAGAAGAATGATTGCTTGTATCATGACTTTTGGTCTTATTACACCTTATATGTTCTTACCTGTTGGTTTCGGTAATATCTTTTTAAATCAAATTTTGTTAAAAAATATTATTTCATCAGGAATGGATGTCAGTCATGTTAATGTCATGCATGCGATGGCCATTCCTGCATTGGGTATGTTTATTGGTTTATTGTGGGCTATTTTTGTAAGTTACCGAAAACCAAGAGAATATAAAATTATTCGTGAAGAAATTAATTTAGATGCACTAAACAATGTGAATAAGCGTTCACTTATTGTTTCATTATTAGCTGTCATTTTATCGTTCGCAATTCAACTTTACACCGGATCAATGATTTTAGGTGCTTTAGTTGGTTTTATTTGCTTTATTGTATCAGGCTCAATTAAGTGGGGTGAAGCAGACGGCGTATTTACTGATGGTATCAAAATGATGGCGATGATTGGTTTTGTAATGATTTCAGCTCAAGGTTTTGCCGAAGTTTTGAAACAGACTCACGAAATTGAACCTTTAGTTATCAATAGTGCTGAGTTATTCGCTGGCAATAAAGTTATTGCTTCATTTATGATGATGCTTGTTGGACTGGTTATCACCTTAGGTATTGGTTCCTCATTTTCAACTGTACCAATTATTGCTGCTATTTATGTACCACTTTGTGTACAACTTGGTTTTTCTCCTATTGCTACTGTTTGTTTAATTGGTGCATCTGGAGCGATTGGTGATGCAGGATCTCCGCCTTCTGATACTATTTTATCAACATCAGCAGGCTTAAATAGTGATGGTCAGCATGATCATATCCGCGATAGTGTTATTCCAACATTTACTCATTTTAATATTCCATTATTTATTGCTGGCTGGGTTGGATCATTAATTTTATAA
- the radA gene encoding DNA repair protein RadA, translating into MAKTVKRAYVCNDCGADYPRWQGQCSACHAWNTITEVRLASTSSRNDRLTGYAGGTGQAKIQKLSEISLEALPRFSTGFFEFDRVLGGGVVPGSAILIGGNPGAGKSTLLLQTMSKLSVQMNTLYVTGEESLQQVAMRAHRLGLPTDNINMLSETSIEQICLQAEQSQPKLMVIDSIQVMHLADIQSSPGSVAQVRETAAYLTRFAKTKGIAIIMVGHVTKDGSLAGPKVLEHCIDCSILLDGDADSRFRTLRSHKNRFGAVNELGVFAMTEQGLKEVSNPSAIFLSRGDEMLPGSSVMVLWEGTRPLLVEIQALVDHSIYGNPRRVTVGLDQNRLALLLAVLHRHGGLQMADQDIFVNVVGGVKVTETSADLALIAALVSSFRNRPLPQDVVILGEIGLGGEIRPVPSGQERIFEAAKHGFKKAIVPFANMPKKKPDNMQIFAVKKVSEALDILSDF; encoded by the coding sequence TTGGCAAAAACCGTTAAACGTGCTTATGTGTGTAATGATTGTGGTGCAGATTATCCGCGCTGGCAAGGTCAGTGTAGTGCTTGCCATGCTTGGAATACGATTACTGAAGTTAGGTTAGCAAGCACCTCATCACGTAATGACAGATTAACGGGTTACGCTGGTGGAACAGGTCAAGCCAAGATTCAAAAATTATCGGAAATTAGTTTAGAAGCCTTACCAAGATTTTCAACTGGATTTTTTGAATTCGATCGTGTGTTAGGTGGCGGAGTTGTGCCTGGCAGTGCCATATTAATTGGCGGTAATCCAGGGGCTGGAAAAAGTACTTTATTGTTACAAACGATGAGTAAATTATCTGTACAAATGAATACATTGTATGTAACAGGTGAAGAATCACTGCAACAAGTTGCTATGCGGGCTCATAGATTAGGTTTACCAACCGATAATATTAATATGTTATCTGAAACCAGCATTGAACAAATTTGTCTACAGGCTGAACAATCACAACCTAAACTTATGGTAATTGACTCAATTCAAGTGATGCACCTTGCCGATATTCAATCTTCACCTGGAAGCGTGGCACAAGTGCGGGAAACTGCAGCTTATTTAACACGCTTTGCCAAAACAAAAGGGATTGCCATTATTATGGTTGGACATGTCACTAAAGATGGTTCGCTGGCAGGTCCAAAAGTCCTTGAGCACTGTATTGACTGTTCCATTTTATTAGATGGGGATGCCGATTCTCGTTTTAGAACGCTACGCAGTCATAAAAACCGTTTTGGTGCAGTAAATGAACTTGGTGTATTTGCCATGACAGAACAAGGTTTAAAAGAGGTCAGTAATCCATCTGCGATATTCTTAAGTCGCGGTGATGAGATGTTGCCCGGCAGTTCGGTCATGGTACTTTGGGAAGGAACGCGTCCACTATTGGTTGAGATTCAGGCTTTAGTTGATCACTCTATATATGGTAACCCTAGACGCGTTACCGTAGGTCTTGATCAAAATAGATTGGCGTTATTGTTAGCTGTTTTGCACCGTCATGGTGGATTACAAATGGCCGATCAAGATATTTTTGTTAATGTTGTTGGTGGCGTAAAAGTTACTGAAACTAGTGCTGATTTGGCATTGATAGCTGCATTAGTATCAAGTTTTCGTAATCGTCCTTTACCGCAAGACGTTGTGATATTGGGCGAAATTGGTCTAGGTGGTGAAATTCGTCCGGTACCAAGTGGGCAAGAGAGAATTTTTGAAGCAGCTAAACATGGTTTTAAAAAAGCGATTGTACCGTTTGCAAATATGCCTAAAAAGAAACCCGACAATATGCAGATTTTTGCAGTGAAGAAAGTATCAGAAGCTTTAGATATTTTGAGTGATTTTTAA